The window GGTTAAAAGAGTGTTTTTACAAGTAAGAAAAGTCCACCTTTATTATATAAGAAACATAAAATCCATCCAAAGTCTTTTCATGAAGTAATTAGGAGTAAAGCCCTATAATGTATCGCTGTCATTATGCAGAGGACGATAATGCACAAACGAAAAGAGGAGACCCTATTGTCTCCTCAAAACAATATAGTATTTGTTTTAATGATTTACAAGTCAAACTTGTAGCCTAAAGTAATCTGGAATACGCTATTCTTAGCATCAGTCAATTTGAAAGCCTTGCTAACACCCCAATTGTAACGAGCATCAAGCTGGAAATTGTTGTATTCGTAAGAAAGACCTACTGGAATAGAAACATCTACAGACTGTGCCTTTACTACTGGATTATCAAATGCATCAAGATTATTTACCTTAAGCTTGTTGCTAACATTAAATCCAGGCTGAACACCCAATTTTACAGCAAGACCTTTAACAACATAAACGTTTGCCATGATAGGAACATTAATATAATCAAGGCGGTTTGTAGCATCAACTAAATTACCGAAATTAGCTTTTGCACCCTGCATAGAGTAGAGTACACCTGCACTTACAGAGAAAATATCACTTGCCTGATACTCACCCTCAACACCAGCTACAAGACCTACACGAGGGTCTGAGCCCTTAACCTCTGTGAGATTAGCAATACTAACACCAACCTTTGGCTGAAGGTTGAATGAACCAACTGCATGCTGTGCGAATGTAGATACTGATGAAAGCATCAGTGCTGCTACAACTAAAATCTTTTTCATAACTCTTTGTTTTTTTATTAAGTATATTTTATTCTATAGTTATCCTTTATTATACTCCTCATCATAAGCCTTTTAAAGCCTCCAATAGAGAAGTTTTATATTGAATATTTCGTTAATTATGTGCGCAAAATTAAACGAAACTAATGTAACTTCAAAGGTTTTTGCGTTAAATATTATTTATATGACACAACAACAAAGAAAATACATAGAAAAAGGTGGATTGAAGAAGATTTTTCTTTCAATCCACCTTATTATATACCTAATACTAATCTTATAATCTTTATGAGGATTATAAGAGTCTAATACTTACTTTACTTGGCAACTAAGTTCCTTACCCTCTGATAGTTCTTTTACACTGCTAAGGGTTGAAACTGCGATGTTGTAGAGCGCTTCCTTTGTAAAGAATGCTTGGTGAGAGGTCAATACAACGTTTGGAACCATCAGTAAGCGAGCCAATACGTCATCGTCAATCATCTTATCGCTCTTATCCTCATAGAAGTACTCCTTCTCCTCTTCATAAACGTCAAGACCCGCTGAACCCACCTGCTTTGTACGCAAGCCTTCGATAAGGTCCTCCGTATGGATAAGCTGACCACGACCAGTATTGATAATCATCACACCCTTCTTCATCTTTGCAATACTTTCCTTATTGATAAGGAACTTTGTGTCTGGTGTTAATGGGCAGTGGAGGGAGATGATATCACTATTCGCATAAAGTTCGTCAAGCTGAACAACCTTCACATTATACTGCTTTGCAAACTCTTGATCTGGATAGAGATCGTATGCCATAATATTCATACCAAAGCCGTGAAGAATCTTAATAAGCTCTTTGGCAATACGACCCATGCCAACAATACCAGCTGTCTTACCATACATGTCGAAGCCTAACAAACCATGTAATGTGAAGTTTCCATCACGTGTACGGTTCACAGCACGATAAATCTTACGGTTCAGACTTAGCATCAATGCTACAGCATACTCAGCAACAGCATGTGGAGAGTAAGCAGGTACGTGTGTCACCTTAATACGACCTTCAGCAGCTTTAAGGTCAACATTATTGAAACCAGCACATCGAAGCGCTACAAGTTTTACACCATTGTTCACTAATTCATCAATAACTCTTGCATCGCACTCTGCATTTACGAAAATACAAACCACGTCTGCACCCTTTGCCAAAGGCACAGTACTAATACTGAGACGCTCTTGATAATAGCGAATATCGAAATTATAATCCTTGTTTACTTCGTTGAAAGACTCGATGTCATACGACTTTGCGTCGAAAATGCTATCCTCATTGCTATTTACCTAAATTTAATTATTATAAGTGCTATAGATAATCCTT is drawn from Prevotella melaninogenica and contains these coding sequences:
- a CDS encoding porin family protein; translated protein: MKKILVVAALMLSSVSTFAQHAVGSFNLQPKVGVSIANLTEVKGSDPRVGLVAGVEGEYQASDIFSVSAGVLYSMQGAKANFGNLVDATNRLDYINVPIMANVYVVKGLAVKLGVQPGFNVSNKLKVNNLDAFDNPVVKAQSVDVSIPVGLSYEYNNFQLDARYNWGVSKAFKLTDAKNSVFQITLGYKFDL
- a CDS encoding 2-hydroxyacid dehydrogenase, whose translation is MFDAKSYDIESFNEVNKDYNFDIRYYQERLSISTVPLAKGADVVCIFVNAECDARVIDELVNNGVKLVALRCAGFNNVDLKAAEGRIKVTHVPAYSPHAVAEYAVALMLSLNRKIYRAVNRTRDGNFTLHGLLGFDMYGKTAGIVGMGRIAKELIKILHGFGMNIMAYDLYPDQEFAKQYNVKVVQLDELYANSDIISLHCPLTPDTKFLINKESIAKMKKGVMIINTGRGQLIHTEDLIEGLRTKQVGSAGLDVYEEEKEYFYEDKSDKMIDDDVLARLLMVPNVVLTSHQAFFTKEALYNIAVSTLSSVKELSEGKELSCQVK